The Cyanobacteriota bacterium genome includes a region encoding these proteins:
- a CDS encoding EamA family transporter, which produces MSLQELALLLMSVLAGVGGQFFLKTGALRLGRVGTGNIIAKVISITTTPELLIGLTCYGLGAVAYILLLTRVKLSIVGPSVALSYVFSVLLGYFVFQETVPLTRIIGLVLIFGGVVLVVWKN; this is translated from the coding sequence GTGAGCTTGCAAGAACTTGCGTTGCTATTGATGTCCGTCTTAGCTGGTGTAGGCGGGCAATTTTTCCTCAAGACGGGGGCACTGCGCCTAGGTCGAGTAGGCACGGGTAACATCATCGCAAAAGTGATTAGCATTACCACTACTCCAGAATTATTAATCGGACTAACGTGCTACGGCCTGGGAGCAGTAGCCTACATTTTGCTATTAACCCGCGTGAAGTTAAGCATTGTGGGGCCATCGGTAGCGCTCAGCTACGTCTTTTCAGTGCTGTTGGGCTACTTTGTGTTTCAAGAAACGGTGCCGTTGACACGCATCATTGGGCTAGTGCTGATTTTTGGAGGCGTGGTGCTAGTGGTGTGGAAGAATTAG
- a CDS encoding TerB family tellurite resistance protein: MTSNQQPSLNDEQISAWLRGLMTIAWADGDFDDSERSLIADLTHDQSVMNATQSALDPITPQELDQILGHDPNLAENFLRTAVMVAIADGVYSPPEDAVLTEFCQTLGLKVEILAALRSTLEPLTTESPASSTTQVAADEDSHSFDLLNPLRDWLDRMEIHDPRVARFLCKMIPPQCPFERDITLFGQKVVHIPPLCKLNPLYKQLVELRFRALSYLADD, from the coding sequence ATGACCAGTAACCAGCAACCATCCTTGAACGATGAGCAGATTTCTGCATGGCTACGCGGGCTAATGACGATTGCTTGGGCAGATGGAGATTTTGACGACAGTGAACGATCGCTAATCGCTGACCTGACTCATGATCAGTCGGTGATGAATGCTACCCAAAGTGCCCTCGACCCGATTACACCCCAAGAGCTGGATCAAATTTTAGGCCATGACCCCAACTTAGCAGAGAACTTCCTGCGCACAGCCGTCATGGTCGCGATCGCCGATGGCGTTTATTCTCCCCCTGAGGATGCTGTGCTCACAGAGTTTTGTCAAACCTTAGGACTCAAAGTAGAAATTCTAGCTGCACTGCGGTCTACCCTAGAGCCACTAACTACCGAATCTCCAGCCAGCTCAACCACACAAGTTGCTGCTGATGAGGATTCCCACAGCTTTGACTTGCTGAATCCCTTACGAGACTGGTTAGATCGCATGGAAATTCACGATCCACGGGTTGCCAGATTTCTCTGCAAGATGATTCCTCCCCAATGCCCCTTTGAGCGTGACATCACTCTCTTTGGGCAGAAGGTGGTTCACATTCCCCCCCTTTGCAAGCTTAATCCTTTGTATAAACAACTGGTGGAGCTACGGTTCCGCGCTTTGTCCTACCTAGCAGACGACTGA
- a CDS encoding NfeD family protein produces the protein MFEREIEWFAQRLTGRVEMEVTPYQLGRVQFQGTSWFARLNDPSYYDVIRAGEVVLVLGREGSTTLIVMPIDISVQASDNDHTQDNHRPTRNGWWQWLAS, from the coding sequence ATGTTTGAACGGGAAATTGAATGGTTTGCGCAACGGCTCACAGGTCGGGTAGAGATGGAGGTTACACCATATCAACTAGGACGGGTGCAATTTCAAGGTACATCTTGGTTTGCTCGCCTAAACGATCCTAGCTACTACGACGTGATACGAGCAGGTGAAGTGGTGCTCGTGCTAGGACGCGAGGGCAGCACTACGCTGATTGTGATGCCGATCGACATTAGCGTACAAGCATCAGACAACGATCACACCCAAGACAATCACCGACCCACTAGGAATGGTTGGTGGCAATGGTTAGCAAGTTAG